Proteins from a genomic interval of Fusarium oxysporum Fo47 chromosome I, complete sequence:
- a CDS encoding acyl-CoA N-acyltransferase, whose product MSEIVLRDAYYTELPEIANVMSKAFWGDNLFGDLIHPHRNEYPDDVDLYWLRRARVNFWDYRWKWLVAVAKDKNGNEVIAGIAQWARLGEGGKKFDLWFFDPLSGNLVKPLSSVAMKIHAWARPSRAVDPKEEDIIERAYPHFDSIWSGKRAESWYLEALAVHPDFQGKNVGRQLVQWGLDQAEAEGVCASVVSALGKDDFYRKCGFDEQFGTAKDGEGNPLADVEGSNIFWKWPESEK is encoded by the exons ATGTCCGAGATTGTGTTACGCGATGCGTATTACACGGAGCTTCCGGAGATCGCAAATGTCATGTCGAAGGCCTTTTGGGGGGATAACCTTTTTGGCGATCTGATCCACCCGCATCGGAATGAGTACCCTGATGATGTAGATCTGTACTGGCTGCGACGTGCACGGGTCAATTTCTGGGATTATCGTTGGAAATGGCTTGTGGCTGTGGCTAAGGATAAGAATGGCAACGAGGTCATTGCTGGAATTGCACAGTGGGCACGACTCGGTGAAGGGGGCAAAAAGTTTGATCTATGGTTCTTTGATCCTC TTTCAGGCAACTTAGTGAAACCACTATCTTCAGTCGCCATGAAGATTCACGCCTGGGCCAGACCAAGTCGTGCAGTTGAccccaaagaagaagacattATCGAAAGAGCATATCCTCACTTCGACTCGATATGGAGCGGTAAGCGCGCTGAATCTTGGTATCTCGAAGCATTAGCCGTACATCCAGATTTTCAAGGGAAGAATGTTGGTCGGCAGCTTGTGCAATGGGGCCTTGATcaggctgaagctgaaggagtTTGCGCTTCGGTGGTGAGCGCATTGGGCAAAGATGATTTCTACAGGAAGTGCGGGTTTGACGAGCAATTTGGAACCGCCAAGGACGGTGAAGGGAATCCGTTGGCTGACGTTGAAGGGTCTAATATCTTTTGGAAGTGGCCTGAAAGTGAGAAGTGA
- a CDS encoding amino acid/polyamine transporter I, translating to MSAEGDKRSVEVQDAAYGINESSEHVDERKGNAADRADMYRMGKTQEMTRNFRFLSIFGFSMILMASWEFSLSVSTIGLVNGGTAGLIWMFFVCWMGFLLVNTSMAEMASMAPTTGGQYHWVSEFAPPKYQKLISYLMGWMCVLGWQTSCASSAFIAGTQIQGLVVLNYPDYVPKPWHGTLLTIAVAAFSVVFNTLLARKLPLIEATVLVIHIFAFFGILVTLWVLSPRADATAVFTEFTDGGGWGSIGGSTLVGILAGVLPLLGADAAVHMSEELRDASRTLPKAMISTTVFNGAFGWIMVITYCFCIGNLEEVIASPTGYPFMQVFLNSTQSTSSATAMASFLVIMTGFSNLTMVATSSRQLFAFARDHAVPFSPWFSKVPTGWDVPINAILTTFLISSLLSLINIGSAVALNSITSLATTSLLSSYIVSIGCMIWRRSTNSPLLKSKFSLGRWGLVVNIVSEAFLIIIFVLAFMPGNPNPSPSEMNWSILIYGAVAVFSVGYYLFRGTHRYEGPVAYVRKLEQ from the exons ATGTCTGCTGAAGGCGATAAACGATCAGTCGAAGTTCAAGATGCCGCGTATGGCATCAATGAATCCAGCGAGCATGTCGACGAGAGGAAGGGCAACGCGGCTGATCGCGCTGACATGTACCGCATGGGCAAAACCCAAGAGATGACG AGAAACTTTCGTTTTCTGTccatctttggcttctcCATGATCCTCATGGCGTCTTGGGAGTTCTCCCTCAG TGTCTCAACAATCGGTCTCGTCAACGGCGGCACAGCAGGTCTGATCTGGATGTTCTTCGTCTGCTGGATGggcttcctcctcgtcaacaCCTCCATGGCCGAAATGGCTTCAAT GGCTCCTACGACAGGAGGTCAATACCACTGGGTCTCCGAATTCGCACCACCAAAATACCAGAAACTCATCAGCTACCTCATGGGCTGGATGTGTGTCCTCGGCTGGCAGACATCATGCGCTTCGTCAGCTTTCATCGCCGGAACGCAAATCCAAGGCCTCGTAGTGTTGAATTATCCCGATTACGTTCCTAAGCCATGGCATGGAACACTACTTACTATCGCAGTAGCTGCTTTCTCGGTTGTGTTCAACACACTCCTTGCTAGAAAGTTACCGTTGATTGAAGCAACAGTTCTTGTCATTCACATCTTTGCGTTCTTCGGCATATTGGTTACCCTTTGGGTTCTTTCACCGCGGGCTGATGCTACTGCTGTGTTTACTGAGTTCACCGACGGTGGTGGTTGGGGAAGTATCGGCGGTTCTACGCTCGTTGGTATTCTTGCGGGGGTGTTGCCGTTgcttggtgctgatgctgctgtGCACATGTCTGAGGAACTCCGCGATGCGAGCCGCACTCTACCAAAGGCTATGATCTCAACGACTGTTTTCAACGGTGCGTTTGGCTGGATCATGGTTATCACATACTGTTTCTGCATCGGTAATCTCGAGGAGGTCATTGCTTCGCCAACAGGATATCCCTTTATGCAAGTATTCCTGAACTCAACTCAGTCAACGAGTAGTGCTACTGCTATGGCATCTTTCCTCGTTATCATGACTGGTTTCTCCAACCTCACCATGGTAGCTACATCGTCACGCCAACTCTTTGCTTTCGCACGAGATCACGCTGTTCCGTTCAGCCCTTGGTTTTCGAAGGTCCCCACAGGATGGGATGTTCCTATCAACGCTATCCTGACCACCTTTTTGATCTCGAGTCTCCTGTCTCTTATCAACATTGGTTCAGCAGTCGCCCTCAACTCAATCACTTCATTGGCGACAACATCCCTTCTCTCAAGTTACATCGTCTCAATCGGATGCATGATCTGGCGACGATCAACGAACAGTCCTCTCCTCAAGTCTAAGTTCAGTCTTGGAAGATGGGGTCTTGTTGTCAACATCGTCTCCGAAGCCTTCCTCATTATAATTTTCGTCCTGGCTTTCATGCCAGGAAACCCTAACCCGTCCCCATCAGAGATGAACTGGAGCATTCTCATTTATGGGGCTGTCGCGGTGTTCTCCGTGGGATACTACTTATTCCGAGGAACCCACCGTTATGAAGGCCCTGTGGCATATGTCAGAAAGCTGGAACAGTAG